A single Cryomorphaceae bacterium DNA region contains:
- a CDS encoding universal stress protein — MSKTTLVVPTDFSSVADTALNHALYIAKPMDGKVVLLHILKSDADRAEAENKLSDIAEAATQDSGVTVEYLTHVGSIFDDIGNIARELEARLILMGTHGMKGWQFLTGSNALRVIKDSTTPFIVVQERTIEEGGYDVIVLPIDLSKEEKQKLKGAVEIAKFFNSMVHIVSPIHSDEFLRNQQQRNMHYAETFLEEEGVKHESHILEDTGSFDQEVVAFAEKVNADLISIINHEDAVGALFGSSFEQQLITNKSEIPVMVINPKAITTLGGVIGT; from the coding sequence ATGAGTAAAACAACCTTGGTCGTGCCGACCGATTTCTCCTCTGTCGCTGATACGGCCCTGAATCACGCACTATATATTGCTAAGCCAATGGACGGTAAAGTCGTCTTGCTTCATATCCTGAAGAGCGACGCCGACCGAGCTGAAGCAGAAAACAAACTAAGCGACATTGCCGAGGCCGCTACTCAGGACTCGGGTGTTACGGTCGAGTATTTGACCCATGTCGGAAGCATTTTTGATGATATCGGAAACATCGCTCGTGAATTAGAGGCTCGTTTGATCCTCATGGGCACGCACGGAATGAAAGGATGGCAATTCCTGACCGGGAGTAATGCACTTCGCGTGATTAAAGACAGCACAACTCCTTTTATTGTAGTTCAAGAACGCACTATTGAAGAGGGAGGATACGACGTGATCGTTCTCCCGATTGATCTTTCCAAGGAGGAAAAGCAAAAACTCAAAGGAGCTGTGGAGATTGCCAAGTTCTTCAACAGTATGGTCCACATTGTCAGCCCAATCCACAGTGATGAATTCCTGCGCAATCAGCAACAAAGAAATATGCACTACGCAGAGACCTTCCTAGAAGAAGAAGGCGTGAAGCACGAAAGCCATATTTTGGAAGACACAGGGAGTTTTGACCAAGAAGTGGTGGCCTTTGCCGAAAAAGTAAATGCGGACCTCATTTCCATCATCAATCATGAAGATGCCGTAGGCGCGCTGTTCGGAAGCTCTTTTGAACAGCAGTTAATCACGAACAAATCTGAGATTCCAGTGATGGTGATCAACCCCAAGGCGATTACGACTTTGGGTGGGGTGATCGGAACTTAA
- a CDS encoding HD domain-containing protein — MAEFKKAKEAILLYLEEHLPEHLSYHSLDHTLDVYQVCMELAGHSKVSEEDRELLGTAALLHDIGFVRTYKGHEEASAQIARELLPQFGYGPEQIQRIIELIMVTRVPQSPTDLLGRLLCDADLDYLGRSDFFVTGNRLFSEFKSLGIVQDEREWNHLQVQFLSVHHYHTDYSRAHREPLKQQHLEQVKEIVAGYVD, encoded by the coding sequence ATGGCGGAATTTAAAAAAGCAAAGGAGGCCATTCTCCTGTACCTCGAGGAACATCTCCCAGAGCATCTGAGTTATCATAGCTTGGATCATACACTTGATGTGTACCAGGTCTGTATGGAATTGGCCGGACATAGCAAGGTTAGTGAAGAGGATCGAGAGCTTCTGGGGACAGCCGCGCTGCTTCACGACATTGGGTTCGTTCGCACCTATAAAGGACACGAAGAGGCCAGTGCACAGATTGCTCGAGAACTTTTGCCACAGTTCGGGTATGGGCCTGAGCAAATCCAGCGAATAATAGAGCTAATCATGGTCACCCGTGTACCTCAGTCGCCTACGGACTTGCTCGGACGACTCCTTTGCGACGCGGATCTAGATTATCTTGGACGCTCGGACTTCTTCGTTACCGGAAACCGTCTGTTTTCTGAATTCAAAAGCCTTGGAATTGTCCAAGACGAACGAGAATGGAATCATCTACAGGTCCAATTCTTATCCGTACACCACTATCATACGGACTATTCTCGTGCCCACAGAGAACCACTCAAGCAACAGCACCTAGAACAGGTGAAAGAGATTGTTGCAGGCTATGTGGACTAA
- a CDS encoding adenylate/guanylate cyclase domain-containing protein codes for MNRLFFALFFLLSGVLNAQPILKSSELEDSGREIPLDDYLVVWKDTTGERDVRWVWLRERTSFKPLTDFNFERPLVGTYWMFLKYEPSEGVEPYITFNGSKAHLYYRGSTSRILEYTGPSSVRLQSRRKGATTGDVQVFQLKGLPDKAQFLLFSVTYDAESGYNEIGGRYSSRSYEMIDLIAGQQNSFYAFFGILVTFLLYNFFFLLVTRSSSNAYFLIYVLAATVLCINFFQTDVLFATVEESHSLGSILNRLLTLTLLVSFGAFTMNYMNLRERHPRIRQVILGLLSIFVINFVLWLFNPDYEETTRNINVLLALVMFFCAVLAALKIYLNGVKHMRFVMLSFIVMFVFLILFGLDFFDIVPTDFNFFFTGITSQIFLFSLSFADRFNLERAKRLDVLSQQKSILEMRVRERTREIKEEQEKSEALLLNILPAETAEELKVEGRARAHLYPETTVLFSDFVGFTKLAEELEPQRLVDLIDHCFRGFDEIIDDYPIEKIKTIGDAYMCVCGLPHGEEKHAQIMVEVSLKMREFMMRLRRDNQARQEPYFDVRIGLSSGPVVAGVVGTKKFQYDIWGDTVNTAARMEQHSEPDKINISQSTYELVKNVETLYFEPRGSLQVKNKGSMHMYYIERSEQE; via the coding sequence ATGAATAGACTATTCTTCGCACTTTTCTTCCTCCTATCAGGGGTACTCAATGCCCAACCCATTCTCAAATCCTCAGAACTGGAGGATTCAGGGCGAGAGATCCCGTTGGACGATTATTTAGTCGTCTGGAAGGATACCACGGGAGAACGCGATGTCCGCTGGGTTTGGCTTCGAGAACGCACGAGTTTTAAGCCACTCACTGATTTCAATTTTGAGCGACCCCTGGTCGGAACCTATTGGATGTTCCTGAAATATGAACCTTCTGAAGGTGTTGAACCCTACATCACTTTCAACGGGTCCAAAGCCCATCTGTATTACAGGGGTTCTACCAGCCGTATCTTGGAATATACAGGCCCGAGCTCCGTTCGGCTCCAGTCCAGAAGAAAGGGCGCAACCACAGGAGACGTTCAAGTTTTTCAACTCAAAGGGCTACCCGACAAAGCACAGTTTCTTTTGTTTTCGGTGACCTACGATGCTGAATCTGGCTACAATGAGATTGGAGGAAGATACAGTTCGCGATCCTACGAAATGATCGATTTGATCGCGGGGCAACAGAACTCGTTTTACGCCTTTTTCGGTATCCTGGTGACGTTCCTTTTGTACAACTTCTTTTTTCTCTTGGTTACTCGGTCGAGTTCAAATGCCTACTTCCTCATCTATGTATTGGCGGCGACCGTTCTCTGTATCAACTTTTTTCAGACGGATGTCCTTTTTGCCACGGTTGAAGAAAGCCATAGTCTCGGGTCCATCTTGAACCGACTTTTGACCTTAACCCTATTGGTCAGCTTTGGTGCCTTCACCATGAACTACATGAATTTGAGGGAACGGCATCCCAGAATACGACAGGTAATCTTGGGCCTTCTATCCATTTTTGTCATCAACTTCGTGCTTTGGCTTTTCAATCCAGACTATGAAGAAACCACCCGAAACATCAACGTTCTTTTGGCCTTGGTCATGTTCTTCTGTGCGGTCTTGGCGGCCTTGAAGATCTACCTCAACGGAGTCAAGCACATGCGTTTTGTGATGTTGAGTTTCATCGTCATGTTTGTCTTTTTGATCCTGTTTGGCCTCGATTTCTTCGACATCGTTCCCACGGATTTCAATTTCTTCTTCACCGGAATTACCTCTCAGATCTTTCTGTTTAGTCTCAGTTTTGCCGATCGTTTCAACCTTGAGCGTGCCAAACGGCTCGATGTCCTCAGCCAGCAAAAGTCCATCCTCGAAATGCGCGTTCGAGAGCGGACTCGCGAGATCAAAGAGGAGCAGGAGAAATCTGAAGCTCTTCTGCTCAACATTCTTCCGGCCGAAACCGCGGAAGAGCTCAAAGTCGAAGGCCGGGCCCGAGCCCATCTCTATCCTGAGACAACCGTTCTTTTCAGCGATTTCGTGGGCTTCACCAAGCTCGCTGAAGAGTTGGAACCCCAGCGGCTGGTCGACTTGATTGACCACTGTTTCCGCGGGTTTGACGAAATCATCGACGACTACCCCATAGAGAAAATCAAGACCATTGGCGACGCCTACATGTGCGTCTGCGGCCTCCCTCACGGTGAGGAAAAACACGCCCAAATCATGGTCGAAGTGTCGCTTAAAATGCGGGAATTTATGATGCGCCTACGGCGCGATAACCAGGCTCGCCAAGAGCCTTATTTCGACGTACGGATTGGCTTGTCCAGCGGTCCTGTTGTTGCTGGTGTTGTCGGAACCAAAAAGTTCCAATACGACATTTGGGGGGACACGGTAAATACAGCGGCTCGAATGGAGCAACATTCTGAGCCTGATAAGATTAATATCTCCCAAAGCACTTACGAACTTGTGAAAAATGTGGAGACCTTGTATTTTGAACCTCGAGGTTCGCTTCAGGTCAAGAACAAGGGTTCGATGCATATGTACTACATCGAAAGAAGTGAACAAGAGTGA
- a CDS encoding response regulator: MGQEPREEDLEKIKDKFFSNITHEFRTPLTLILGPVEQLLRTELDAHTRQRLLLVQRNALQLQRLIDELLDISKIENEDVAVEASNADFARFMHGLFLSFQPIAEEKQLSLQWEGPEDDLLLFFDHRKWQKVLYNLISNAIKFTDGGGSVFVRLHDHGNEVELQVSDTGIGIVESKLPHVFDRFYQEETHVRLYQGTGIGLSLVKELVEMMGGTIDVSSVKFQGTTFTVKFSALRREGDLPEDWVVLPPQLDEVSESANAQPKLRSDVYPIVDPKTKDQEAPLVLVVEDNNEMREFVRSLLEAEYEVISARNGQEGLQMAIEQVPDLIVSDVNMPEMDGFEMLRLIREEEVINHVPIIFLTARRADEDRQQGWEEGAQAYLTKPFNEDELKSVCRSMMDLRDKMYKHLRKVIEHQKQEEERPLTKAESFLLRIQQVVDAHLDESEFGVEELSQELFMSRTQVHRKIKALTGLSTSIYVRNYKLSKSMELLRDVDKPVSEVAYELGFSSPAYFSKCFSEWCGKTPTEVQKESANE, translated from the coding sequence ATGGGTCAAGAACCAAGGGAAGAGGATCTAGAAAAGATCAAAGACAAGTTTTTCTCCAACATCACGCATGAGTTTAGAACACCACTGACCCTCATTCTAGGGCCTGTAGAACAACTTTTGCGTACGGAGTTGGACGCACATACACGTCAGCGCTTGTTACTTGTTCAGCGAAACGCGCTCCAGCTTCAAAGGCTGATCGATGAATTACTCGACATCAGTAAAATAGAAAATGAAGACGTTGCCGTAGAGGCCTCGAACGCCGATTTCGCCCGGTTCATGCACGGACTTTTCCTCTCTTTTCAACCCATCGCTGAAGAGAAGCAATTATCGCTTCAGTGGGAGGGGCCAGAGGATGACCTGCTTCTCTTTTTTGACCATCGTAAATGGCAAAAAGTGCTCTACAACTTGATCTCTAACGCTATCAAGTTTACCGACGGGGGCGGCAGCGTTTTTGTCCGTCTGCACGATCACGGTAATGAGGTGGAGCTTCAAGTGAGCGATACCGGAATTGGCATTGTGGAGAGTAAGCTTCCCCACGTATTCGATCGTTTTTACCAAGAAGAAACCCATGTCCGTTTGTACCAAGGAACGGGTATCGGCTTGTCTCTGGTCAAGGAACTGGTCGAAATGATGGGCGGAACCATTGACGTTTCCAGCGTGAAGTTTCAAGGCACCACTTTTACTGTGAAGTTTTCCGCCTTACGGCGCGAAGGAGACTTACCCGAAGATTGGGTCGTTCTTCCTCCTCAACTCGATGAAGTGTCCGAGTCAGCCAACGCCCAACCCAAGTTGCGGTCCGATGTATACCCCATCGTAGACCCCAAAACCAAGGATCAAGAAGCTCCTCTTGTCCTGGTCGTGGAGGACAACAATGAAATGCGCGAGTTCGTGCGAAGCCTTCTCGAAGCGGAATACGAAGTTATTTCGGCGCGAAACGGTCAGGAAGGACTTCAAATGGCCATAGAACAAGTTCCGGACTTGATTGTCAGCGATGTCAATATGCCCGAGATGGATGGTTTCGAAATGCTTCGCTTGATTCGGGAAGAGGAGGTCATCAACCACGTGCCTATAATTTTTCTGACGGCCCGCCGGGCCGATGAAGACCGACAACAAGGTTGGGAAGAAGGTGCTCAAGCTTATTTGACAAAGCCCTTCAATGAAGACGAATTAAAGAGCGTCTGCCGAAGCATGATGGACCTGCGCGACAAGATGTACAAGCACTTGCGCAAGGTCATTGAGCATCAGAAGCAAGAAGAAGAGCGACCGCTCACGAAAGCGGAGAGCTTCCTATTGCGCATCCAGCAGGTGGTCGATGCACACCTAGACGAAAGCGAGTTTGGCGTAGAAGAATTGAGTCAAGAGCTCTTTATGAGCCGCACTCAAGTCCACCGAAAAATAAAGGCCCTGACAGGACTCAGCACCAGTATTTACGTTCGAAACTACAAGCTGTCCAAATCGATGGAACTGCTTCGGGATGTGGATAAACCCGTCAGCGAGGTGGCCTACGAGCTTGGATTTAGCAGCCCAGCCTACTTCAGTAAGTGCTTCAGTGAATGGTGTGGGAAAACGCCAACTGAGGTACAAAAAGAGTCCGCGAATGAATAG